In Triticum urartu cultivar G1812 unplaced genomic scaffold, Tu2.1 TuUngrouped_contig_9565, whole genome shotgun sequence, the DNA window ATTAGTTTTACTACGGTTTATTCTGTGAACCGTTTGATTTTTTGGTATGTACCATAAACCCAAAGTTCAAAATGGTATGAAAAGTCCATACCATATCGAAACCAGAAAACCATAAAATTGATTTGGTTCGGTTATTTTTCAGTAtagtttttcgtttcggtttcaAATTGCAACAGCTTCTAGGACCTACGTACGTGACTACAGACTACAACATCCCTCCCGAATTAGTGACGGAGTATTTTCTATCATTGCTCACGCTCACATCCCTTgctcaaaacaaagtactactaTCACTGGCAGCTGGGACCCGAGCGGGGTAACCTCCAAACTTTCGAAGTTCCCGCCACAGAGAAGTCGGCTGGGTCCTCCTCCAACTGCTACAGGTCATTTTCGCCACGTCACCGATCCGCGTcaaaagagcatccggtccgtcCATTCGAAAAAGCTGCGAACGGCTGATATGCCTTCACGTCACCGATCCGAGGCGCCCACCGCTCCACCAATCAGCGCCACTTCGTCGTCACTCCTATAAAGAGTCCGGCCAATCCCGCTTCCAATCCATCGCCCCTGTCTCTCTACTACTCCACCCCAGCCAAACTTCGAAGAAGCAGCAGTCGCCGCAGCATCCATGGCCCCCAAGGCTGCCGAGAAGAAGCCGGTGGAGAAGACCCCCGCGGGCAAGAAGCCCAAGGCGGAGAAGAAGGTGCCGGCGTCCAAGGAGGGTGGCGacaagaaggggaagaagaaggccaagaagagcGTGGAGACGTACAAGATCTACATCTTCAAGGTGCTCAAGCAGGTTCACCCCGACATCGGCATCTCCTCCAAGGCCATGTCCATCATGAACTCCTTCATCAACGACATCTTCGAGAAGCTCGCTGGCGAGTCCGCCAAGCTCGCGAGGTACAACAAGAAGCCCACCATCACTTCCCGCGAGATCCAGACCTCCGTCCGCCTCGTCCTCCCCGGCGAGCTCGCCAAGCACGCCGTCTCCGAGGGCACTAAGGCTGTCACCAAGTTCACCTCGTCCTAGGCTCCTCCTGCATTAGTTCTAGTGTTTATTTCCTCTCCCTCGTCTGATG includes these proteins:
- the LOC125532280 gene encoding histone H2B.4, yielding MAPKAAEKKPVEKTPAGKKPKAEKKVPASKEGGDKKGKKKAKKSVETYKIYIFKVLKQVHPDIGISSKAMSIMNSFINDIFEKLAGESAKLARYNKKPTITSREIQTSVRLVLPGELAKHAVSEGTKAVTKFTSS